The Deltaproteobacteria bacterium genome has a segment encoding these proteins:
- a CDS encoding metallophosphoesterase yields MTKVTIIGDTHGHLDKLIEAIPTDTDFVLQVGDFGIFLDDSNLNAIPKRFHSSLGQFQEYYSEKKGFPVPVYFCKGNHEDFLFLTNYNQDKPILPNLYYVPNGTVLTIQGVTVGFFGGNYSPKWFERDVPANMQSQKILGYFNQTEIKTLRKSETVVDILITHEPCQALDFGSDRYGCEPIQKLIEELQPTYAFSGHIHKYAEGTIGRTKCVGLGAINYQGRSTFDVTF; encoded by the coding sequence ATGACTAAAGTCACAATCATAGGTGATACCCATGGCCACTTGGATAAGCTTATTGAAGCCATTCCTACCGATACCGACTTTGTGTTGCAGGTTGGTGATTTTGGCATCTTTCTCGATGACAGCAACCTCAATGCTATTCCAAAGCGGTTTCACAGCAGCTTGGGGCAATTTCAGGAATATTATTCAGAGAAGAAAGGTTTCCCCGTGCCAGTGTACTTCTGCAAGGGGAATCATGAGGACTTTCTATTTTTGACAAACTACAACCAAGACAAACCGATTCTTCCCAATCTTTACTATGTGCCAAATGGAACTGTGTTGACGATTCAAGGCGTTACGGTGGGATTCTTTGGTGGCAATTACAGCCCTAAATGGTTCGAGCGTGATGTTCCAGCCAATATGCAATCGCAAAAGATCCTTGGATATTTTAATCAAACAGAAATCAAAACACTGCGCAAAAGTGAAACAGTCGTAGATATTCTGATCACCCATGAACCCTGCCAGGCTCTTGATTTTGGTAGTGACCGTTACGGTTGCGAGCCCATTCAAAAGCTTATTGAGGAGCTGCAGCCAACGTATGCCTTTAGTGGCCATATTCACAAATACGCTGAGGGCACGATTGGCAGAACAAAATGCGTTGGTCTTGGTGCGATCAACTATCAGGGCAGATCAACATTTGATGTGACCTTTTGA
- a CDS encoding PD-(D/E)XK nuclease family protein: protein MPLKRRSRNLYDPASSQPYKLSRSRLENFIRCPRCFYLDRRLGIDKPSMPGFTLNSAVDVLLKKEFDVYRTKGEPHPLMKENGVDAIPYQHDDLDIWRENFKGLQYHHKATNLIITGAIDDVWAQPSGQLIIVDYKSTSKDGEVSLDDEWKESYKRQMEIYQWIMRNMGFDVSNTGYFVYANGRKDLDVFDGTLCFNIQLLPYVGDSSWVEKAVNDSHQCLQGNDLPEVAEDCEYCVYRTLSKEVE, encoded by the coding sequence ATGCCACTAAAGAGACGATCCAGAAATTTGTATGACCCGGCATCGAGCCAACCCTACAAACTAAGCCGCTCACGGTTGGAGAATTTTATTCGGTGTCCTAGGTGTTTCTATCTGGATCGTCGCCTTGGAATCGACAAACCCTCCATGCCTGGATTCACGCTGAATTCGGCTGTCGATGTGCTGTTGAAAAAGGAGTTCGATGTTTATCGTACCAAAGGCGAACCGCATCCGCTGATGAAGGAGAACGGAGTCGATGCGATTCCGTACCAACATGATGATCTCGATATTTGGAGAGAAAACTTCAAGGGCCTCCAATATCATCACAAAGCAACCAATCTCATCATCACTGGTGCCATTGATGACGTCTGGGCCCAACCCAGCGGCCAATTGATCATCGTCGATTACAAATCCACATCCAAGGACGGAGAGGTCAGTCTGGATGATGAATGGAAGGAGTCCTACAAGCGGCAGATGGAAATCTACCAATGGATCATGCGGAACATGGGTTTTGACGTTTCTAATACCGGATATTTCGTTTACGCCAATGGCCGCAAGGATCTGGACGTGTTCGATGGCACGCTATGCTTCAATATCCAACTGCTGCCGTATGTCGGAGATTCGTCCTGGGTAGAGAAGGCGGTAAACGATTCTCATCAATGTTTACAGGGTAATGATCTGCCCGAGGTGGCGGAAGACTGCGAATACTGCGTCTACCGAACATTATCGAAAGAGGTCGAATGA